The following nucleotide sequence is from Flavobacterium sp. N1736.
ACATCTTTAAAAGCCATTGTTGGTCCGTGAAATAATTCTAAAGAGTAAATTCCGTTTTCAACTTCCACAACCGGAAAATCGAAACTTAAAGTATCCGCAATAATTTCTCTTAAATGATCTTCCGGAATTTCATCACCCACAAATTGCTGAATCACATCAAAAGCAATATTATGATGGGTTAGATTTTCGATTACATTAAAAAATGCAGGATTTAAAGGTGTTATGATCTGAGGAAAATACAATCCTTTATCGCTTGCTAATCCTTGTATTACGGCTTCTTTAAACGAAACTTCGGGTGCATTATGGTTTAAACTATAGTATTTCATGGTTTGTTTTAGTTTTTAGACTTTAGATTTTAAATTTTAGAAAAAAGAGAATAGAGTATAGAAAATAGATTTTTCTTTAAATCAAATTCTAATTTTTTATCCCGAAGCTTTGGGGCTAAATTCCAAATTCCAATAATTATTATTCGGTTTTTTTGTCATTTCGACGGAGGAGAAATCGCATCCAGAGATCAACGCACTTTATGTCATTACTTTATGTGATTTCTCCCTCCGGTCGAAATGACAAACTTTATGGTTATTCTTTGTGTTTATGCTTCGCGGGACTTCGACTACGCTCAGTCTGACAAACTTTATCTTAATATTTTAATTCTTTTTACTTAATACATTTCACATTTCACAAGTCACATTTCACAAGTCACACTTTACAAAATGCGTACGCCATCGGGATTAATTTTCGAAACATGAATTTCATATGGTAAATTCATTTTTTCGTAAACATCGCTCATGGCTTTTGCGATTTGGTCGGCGGTATTTTTTCCTTTGCTTAAAGCAAAAATCGATGGTCCTGAACCAGAAATTCCAGAGCCTAAAGCGCCGTTTTCTAAAGCCGTTTGTTTGATTAAATCAAAACCCGGAATCAAAACACTTCGTAAAGGTTCAACGATTTCATCGTGAAGCGAGCGTCCAATCAAATCGTAATCTTTTGTGTATAAACCGGCAATTAATCCGCCAACATTTCCCCATTGCATAATGGCGCTTTTCAGCGAAACGGTTTGTTTCAATACCGAACGCGCATCAGATGTTTTCAACTCAATTTGAGGATGAACTACGGTTGCGAATAATTCTTCGGGACTATCAATTCTGATAATATCAAGCGGAGCATAACTTCTTACCAACGTAAAACCACCTAAAAGGGCAGGAGCAACGTTGTCAGCGTGAGCATTTCCGCTGGCTAATTTTTCGCCCTGCATGGCAAATTGCACCAAATCTTTACGAGAATATGGTTTTCCTAATAATTCATTTATACCGAAAACCGCTCCGGCAGAACTTGCGGCGCTGCTTCCAATTCCGCTTCCGGCTTTGATATTTTTATAGATTTCGATTTCAAAACCAAATGTTATCGGATTAAAATCTCTTTCATAAGCTTCTAACATCGCTAAAGCCGCAACTCCCGAAACATTTTTCTCGGTTTCCATCGGCAAATCAGCACCAATAATTTTAGTAATACGAACTCCTTTTTGATCTGTTTTTCGAACAATCATTTCATCGCCCGCATTGTCTAAGCAAAGTCCAAGTACGTCAAATCCGCACGAAAGATTCGCTATGGTCGCCGGGCAAAATAGTTTTATTTCTATCATTTTTTTTGAGGTTCAGAGTGGCAAAGGTTCAAAGGTTCAGAGGCTTTGCTGCTCGATAATTTTTTATTTTAAGGTTCAGAGCGACAAAGGTTCATAGGCTCAAAGGTTTTTAACTTTGTCCCTTTGCACCTTTGAGCCTTTGTACCTTCTTTAGTTATTTCCAATGCGAATTACATCCGCAAAAATCCCTGACGCGGTAACAGCTGCTCCTGCTCCGGCGCCTTTTATCAATAATGGCTGATCTACGTAACGATCTGTGTAGAAAAGGACGATATTGTCTTTTCCTTCCAGATTGTAAAATGGGTGATCTTTTGGAATAAACTGAAGGCCTACGCTTGCTTTTCCGTTTTCGAATTGTGCAACATATTTCAATCTTGAATCTTTTTTCAAGGCTTCTTTATAAATGTTTTCAAAATGTTCGGCGTGTTTGGTTAACGAGGCAAAAAAGTCATCGTTATTGGTTGTAGCTAAACATTCGGCAGGAAGGAAAGATTCGTTTTCGATGGCATCAATATCCATTTCGTAACCGCTTTCGCGAATTAAAATCAGGATTTTACGAGCAACGTCAATTCCGCTTAAATCAATTTTTGGGTCTGGTTCTGTAAATCCCTGAACTCCGGCTTCTTTTACAACATCGTGAAAAGAATTATTCTCATCAAAATTATTGAAAATGAAGTTTAAACTTCCTGATAAAACTGCCTGAATTTTATGCACTTTATCGCCTGAGGCAATTAAGTTTTTTACGGTATCAATAATTGGCAATCCCGCACCAACATTGGTTTCAAATAAAAACGGAGCGTTGTATTGGCGTGATAAACTTTTTAATTTTTTATAATTGTCATACGCAGATGAACAGGCTATTTTGTTGCAGGTTACAACGGCAATACTTTGTTTCAGGAACTGTTCGTAAGTTTCAGAAACGGTTGCATTTGCTGTAATATCCACAAAAATACTGTTACGTAAATTCAGTTCTTTGGCGCGCTCGATAAAAGTTGCTGCGTTTGCCGGTTCGCCTTTATCTAAATCAGATTGCCATTCTTTTAAAGAAATTCCATCTTCATCAAAAAGCATTTTTCTGGAGTTTGACAAAGCAATTACGCGAACATTTATCTTTAAATTATCTTTTAAAAATTTCTTTTGATTGTGAATTTGTTCGATGAATTTTTCGCCGACATTTCCAACTCCCATCACGAATAAATTCAACTGT
It contains:
- a CDS encoding homoserine kinase — translated: MIEIKLFCPATIANLSCGFDVLGLCLDNAGDEMIVRKTDQKGVRITKIIGADLPMETEKNVSGVAALAMLEAYERDFNPITFGFEIEIYKNIKAGSGIGSSAASSAGAVFGINELLGKPYSRKDLVQFAMQGEKLASGNAHADNVAPALLGGFTLVRSYAPLDIIRIDSPEELFATVVHPQIELKTSDARSVLKQTVSLKSAIMQWGNVGGLIAGLYTKDYDLIGRSLHDEIVEPLRSVLIPGFDLIKQTALENGALGSGISGSGPSIFALSKGKNTADQIAKAMSDVYEKMNLPYEIHVSKINPDGVRIL